One genomic region from Bernardetia sp. encodes:
- a CDS encoding LytR/AlgR family response regulator transcription factor yields MKAIVIDDELRARRILKTLLKENCPQINVVGEAENVPDAVQLIHKTNPDIVFSDIEMPEYSGFELLKFISNIDFALVFVTAYQEYAIRAFEVSAVDYLLKPIETELLKKAVEKVEKRLEITGNLQNNQKMETLRENLKGEYLTRFALPMADGLMFVEADDIMYLIAEGSYTEIVFSDKKRVLITKKIKYFEENLVNPCFFRSHRSYIVNLNKISQYIRTGNYIVMDDGFKASLARDRKDDFLKIYQG; encoded by the coding sequence ATGAAAGCTATTGTTATAGATGATGAACTTCGTGCAAGGAGAATTTTAAAAACCCTTTTGAAGGAAAACTGTCCACAAATAAATGTTGTCGGAGAAGCTGAAAATGTACCTGATGCCGTACAACTCATTCACAAAACAAATCCAGATATTGTTTTTTCAGATATAGAAATGCCAGAATATTCTGGCTTTGAGTTGCTAAAATTTATTTCCAATATTGATTTTGCGCTTGTTTTCGTAACAGCGTATCAAGAATATGCCATTCGTGCTTTTGAAGTTTCGGCAGTAGATTATTTACTAAAGCCTATAGAAACTGAACTTTTGAAAAAAGCTGTCGAAAAAGTAGAAAAACGCTTAGAAATAACAGGTAATCTTCAAAACAATCAAAAAATGGAAACGTTGAGAGAAAACCTAAAAGGCGAATATCTCACTCGTTTTGCACTTCCTATGGCAGACGGACTTATGTTTGTGGAAGCTGATGATATTATGTATCTGATTGCAGAAGGTTCTTACACAGAAATTGTTTTTTCAGACAAAAAACGTGTTCTGATTACCAAAAAAATCAAATATTTTGAAGAAAATTTAGTTAATCCGTGTTTTTTTCGTTCGCATCGTTCGTATATTGTCAATCTAAATAAAATAAGTCAGTATATCCGAACAGGAAATTATATTGTAATGGACGATGGTTTTAAGGCTAGTTTAGCACGAGACCGAAAAGACGACTTTTTGAAAATATATCAAGGATAA